A stretch of Rhododendron vialii isolate Sample 1 chromosome 4a, ASM3025357v1 DNA encodes these proteins:
- the LOC131323819 gene encoding uncharacterized protein LOC131323819, with translation MVNTHHGLGYDNGEPSNANPDLTQIMQAFITALNANRQNQNHNDGPMNRAQTMNEFCKHRPPTFHRDTNLVVAETWLNEVKMILRTLGITQDGDRVALATYQLKGEARYWWDLIEATHTIATMTFAKEQEFLNLKQRIMTVTQYAAKFEELSLYALTSIPTEDKKARRFDWGLTTARRAVVAQAFTTYAEVVKCALRLERHGEPQRGGQDIATIQCYNCQAMGHIRRNCPQPQRRRDESFGNQRTQPPE, from the exons ATGGTGAATACGCACCACGGATTAGGATACGATAATGGAGAGCCCTCAAACGCTAACCCCGACCTtacccaaatcatgcaagcattcATAACTGCTTTGAACgctaaccgccaaaaccaaaaccataacgACGGACCTATGAATCGAGCTCAAACGATGAACGAGTTCTGTAAACACCGACCCCCGACTTTTCACAGAGACACCAACCTCGTCGTGGCTGAGACATGGCTAAACGAAGTCAAAATGATCCTCAGAACCTTAGGGATTACCCAGGATGGAGATCGCGTGGCCTTGGCCACCTACCAATtaaagggagaagcccgctattgGTGGGACCTGATAGAGGCAACCCATACCATAGCCACAATGACTTTTG ccaaggaacaagagttcctgaaTCTGAAACAAAGGATAATGACGGttacccagtacgcggccaaatttgagGAATTGTCCCTTTATGCCTTAACCTCCATACCAACCGAGGATAAGAAAGCAAGAAGGTTCGATTGGGGGCTAACAACCGCTCGAAGGGCTGTGGTGGCTCAAGCTTTTACCACCTATGCTGAAGTCGTGAAGTGTGCACTCCGGCTAGAGA GACATGGTGAACCGCAGAGGGGAGGTCAAGACATAGCCACAATTCAGTGCtacaactgtcaggctatgggccacaTTAGGCGCAACTGCCCGCAGCCTCAAAGGAGGAGGGATGAGAGCTTTGGAAACCAGAGAACTCAGCCACCAGAATAG